TGCCGTCCGCACCAACGTAGTGTTAGCCGTCGCCATTACGTTCGATCTCACGCTCAATAATATCTTTGACAAACTCAGGAAGTTCTTTACTCCACGTTGAGAGCCCTTTGCTTGAGCCTTTCATAAATCTCAATGTCATTTCCTTCCCAAAGCAGATCTATTCTTCTGACCTGCCGCATTGCAATATGCTCATAGCTTTCTGGATACGCCCAGTAACAGGATAGACAAATAGACTTATCCTTAATGCTGTTCCAGTTTTCGCAATGTTCGCATGACAAAGATTTAGCCCGGTTAGCAGAGCCACAAAGTAACATGAAATTTTCTGGGGCTAGATCTGGCTCACCATCAACTTCAAAAGGAACACGATGATCGATTTGTAACTCGCGTTCATCTACCTCTTCAAGATAAATAAAACACCTGCATCCGTATCTGCTAATCAGTGCATCTTTAATTTGCTTGGATAAACCTGTTCTTCCAGAGAGGCGAGTGAATCTTGCTTTGCTAATATCTCCAAATCGATATGCAGCTATTCTTCTGCCGTCATTTCCGGTGACATAAAAGGTTTCTAACGGGATACCATTCTCTCTGACATCTCTAGCTGCTCTTGGAGCATGGTTATAACCGTAGGTTTCTTTCAATTCCTCAGTTGTAATAAATCCGTGTTGCAAGATGTGATCAATGACC
The sequence above is drawn from the Cyanobacteria bacterium GSL.Bin1 genome and encodes:
- a CDS encoding HNH nuclease, yielding MLLCGSANRAKSLSCEHCENWNSIKDKSICLSCYWAYPESYEHIAMRQVRRIDLLWEGNDIEIYERLKQRALNVE